A genome region from Cucurbita pepo subsp. pepo cultivar mu-cu-16 chromosome LG02, ASM280686v2, whole genome shotgun sequence includes the following:
- the LOC111789154 gene encoding pentatricopeptide repeat-containing protein At2g15820, chloroplastic-like yields MSIRTSAFATVTLLRSLTLSFPLCHHHFRCRNYVIRSLSIPTYSAKGRRQLTRIPAFASSSSVEALVHDRDSPAESEEPLCSPYSTGAEGFASADLKHLGAPALEVKELDELPEQWRRSKLAWLCKELPAHKPGTLIRLLNAQRKWMKQDDAAYVIVHCLRIRENETAFRVYKWMMQQHWYRFDYALATKLADYMGKERKFSKCREVFDDIINQGCVPSESTFHILIVAYLSAPIQGCIEEASAIYNRMIQLGGYEPRLSLHNSLFKALLSKPGDLSKHHLKQAEFIYHNLVTTGLELHKDIYAGLIWLHSYQDTVDKERIMSLRKEMQQAGIEEEREVLVSILRASSKLGDVMEAERSWLKLKSFDGSMPSQAFVYKMEVYAKVGNPMKAFEIFREMEQLNSVSAAAYQTIIGILCKVEEVTLAESVMEGFIKSNLKPLKPAYVDLMNMFFNLSLHDKLELTFSQCLEKCKPNRTIYSIYLNSLVKVGNLDRAEEIFSQMQTNGEIGVSARSCNIILSGYLLSGDYLKAEKIYDLMCQKKYDIDPPLMEKLDYVLSLSRKEIKKPVSLKLSKEQREILVGLLLGGLEIESDEGRKNHRIQFEFHEDRSTHSRLRRHIYEQYHEWLHPASKSSDSDTDIPYKFCTVSHSYFGFYADQFWPRGHPAIPNLIHRWLSPRVLAYWYMYGGCRISSGDFVLKLKGSREGVAKIVKSLGEKSMSCKVKRKGRVYWIGLLGSNATWFWKLIEPFILDDLKDRLQADSLNMEKAVNETYNINFDSQSDSDEEASS; encoded by the exons ATGTCCATTCGAACCTCTGCCTTCGCCACCGTCACCCTTCTCCGCTCTCTCACTCTTTCCTTCCCTCTATGCCACCACCACTTCCGTTGCCGGAACTACGTCATCCGTTCTCTCTCTATCCCAACATATTCAGCGAAAGGACGACGACAACTTACGAGGATTCCTGCCTTTGCTTCCAGTTCTTCCGTTGAAGCGTTGGTGCATGACCGGGATTCCCCGGCCGAATCTGAAGAGCCTTTGTGTTCTCCATACAGTACTGGCGCTGAGGGGTTTGCGTCGGCGGATTTGAAACACTTGGGAGCGCCTGCGCTTGAAGTCAAGGAGCTGGATGAGTTGCCGGAGCAATGGCGTAGATCCAAATTGGCTTGGCTTTGTAAAGAATTGCCGGCACATAAGCCGGGAACATTGATACGACTGCTTAATGCTCAGAGGAAATGGATGAAGCAGGATGATGCGGCCTATGTCATCGTGCATTGTTTGCGTATTCGCGAAAATGAGACTGCTTTTAGG GTGTACAAGTGGATGATGCAACAACATTGGTACCGATTTGATTATGCTTTAGCTACTAAGCTTGCTGATTACATGGGCAAGGAACGGAAGTTCTCAAAGTGTCGGGAAGTATTTGATGATATAATTAATCAGGGATGTGTGCCAAGTGAATCCACATTTCATATATTGATTGTTGCCTACCTTAGTGCACCTATCCAAGGATGCATAGAGGAAGCAAGTGCCATTTACAATCGTATGATTCAGTTAGGAGGTTACGAACCACGTCTTAGCTTGCACAATTCTCTCTTTAAAGCTCTCTTGAGCAAACCAGGGGATTTGTCAAAGCATCATCTTAAACAGGCTGAGTTCATATATCACAATCTGGTAACAACTGGACTTGAGTTGCATAAAGATATATATGCTGGTCTAATTTGGCTACATAGTTATCAGGATACTGTAGACAAAGAAAGGATAATGTCACTAAGGAAAGAAATGCAACAAGCAGGaattgaggaagaaagagaagtcCTTGTATCCATCTTGAGAGCGAGCTCGAAATTGGGGGATGTGATGGAAGCAGAAAGATCGTGGCTTAAACTTAAGTCTTTTGATGGTAGCATGCCATCTCAGGCTTTTGTTTACAAAATGGAAGTATATGCAAAGGTGGGTAATCCGATGAAAGCTTTCGAGATATTTAGGGAGATGGAGCAGTTGAACTCTGTAAGTGCTGCAGCATATCAGACAATTATTGGGATTTTATGTAAAGTTGAAGAGGTAACACTTGCAGAATCCGTCATGGAAGGCTTCATAAAGAGTAATTTAAAGCCCCTCAAGCCAGCTTATGTTGATTTGATGaatatgtttttcaatttaagcTTACATGATAAGTTAGAGTTAACCTTCTCCCAGTGCCTTGAGAAGTGTAAACCAAATCGTACTATTTACAGCATATATTTGAACTCTTTGGTAAAAGTTGGTAATCTCGACAGGGCTGAAGAAATATTTAGCCAGATGCAAACAAATGGAGAAATTGGTGTAAGTGCTCGTTCATGCAACATTATTTTAAGTGGGTACCTGTTAAGTGGGGATTATTTGAAGGctgaaaaaatatatgatttgatGTGTCAGAAAAAGTACGACATTGATCCTCCATTAATGGAGAAACTTGATTATGTCCTAAGCTTGAGTAGGAAGGAGATTAAGAAGCCAGTAAGCTTGAAGTTGAGTAAAGAACAAAGGGAGATTTTAGTAGGGTTGTTATTAGGTGGCCTGGAGATCGAATCTGATGAAGGGAGGAAGAATCATAGGATCCAATTTGAATTCCACGAAGATCGTAGCACCCACTCTCGTTTGAGGAGACACATATATGAGCAATATCATGAGTGGTTACATCCTGCTTCAAAGTCAAGCGATAGTGATACAGATATACCATATAAATTCTGCACCGTTTCGCATTCATATTTTGGTTTCTATGCCGATCAGTTTTGGCCACGAGGCCATCCTGCAATCCCTAATCTAATTCACCGGTGGCTTTCACCTCGTGTTCTTGCTTACTGGTACATGTATGGAGGCTGCAGGATATCGTCAGGGGATTTCGTACTGAAGCTAAAGGGAAGTCGTGAGGGTGTTGCGAAGATTGTTAAATCTCTGGGAGAAAAGTCCATGTCTTGCAAGGTGAAAAGGAAGGGCAGGGTGTATTGGATAGGCTTACTTGGAAGCAACGCCACATGGTTCTGGAAACTAATTGAACCTTTCATTCTGGATGACTTGAAAGATAGGTTACAGGCAGACAGCCTTAACATGGAGAAGG